One genomic region from Nocardia vinacea encodes:
- a CDS encoding alpha/beta fold hydrolase, producing the protein MAFVLGLRERKKLATREALGFAALRLAVERGLHTVLVEDIAAAVGVSPRTFNNYFASKYEAVCSVAVDRARRIANGLHDRPTAEALWPAVIHAVLAEFRDDELPDPAWTRGIRLITTEPALQGEYLKAQAVIQEAIATAIAERTGRDLHTDMFPRIMAGAIATALQVAIDRWVDANPPIAALPVIREALRQLSYLPGAFPMDVPTNHTLAVPGATLYYEIRGTGPLLLLIPGGNGDAGSFDQIAERLADRYTVVSYDRRGFSRSPGQDHNVQLDGADAAALLTHLGDQPAAVLGSSSGAIVALELLTTRPELVHTLIAHEPPLATVLPDADKWLTFLDDVYRTSESEGFVAAISQFAEGVGLRRQQPDTEEPTPEAAAISARIQQNMLFWMEHEMRQYVRYTPEFDALQRVAEKLVLVIGHDSKETFPALPNSVLGDRLGLDIVEFAGDHIGYLSATEDFATQLDTLLAKRA; encoded by the coding sequence GTGGCATTCGTACTCGGGTTGCGGGAACGCAAGAAGCTCGCGACTCGGGAGGCGCTCGGATTCGCGGCGCTGCGGCTGGCGGTCGAGCGTGGGCTCCACACAGTGCTGGTCGAGGACATCGCTGCGGCGGTGGGTGTTTCGCCACGTACGTTCAACAACTACTTCGCCAGTAAGTACGAGGCCGTGTGCTCGGTGGCGGTCGACCGGGCCCGGCGGATCGCGAACGGACTGCACGATCGTCCGACGGCCGAAGCGCTGTGGCCCGCGGTAATCCACGCGGTACTCGCCGAATTCCGCGATGACGAACTGCCCGATCCGGCATGGACCCGCGGCATCCGGCTGATCACCACCGAGCCCGCGCTGCAGGGTGAATATCTCAAGGCGCAGGCCGTCATCCAGGAGGCCATCGCGACGGCCATCGCCGAACGCACTGGCCGCGACCTGCACACCGATATGTTCCCGCGGATCATGGCAGGCGCGATCGCGACGGCACTGCAGGTCGCCATCGACCGCTGGGTCGATGCGAACCCGCCCATCGCGGCACTGCCCGTCATCCGGGAAGCGTTGCGGCAACTGTCCTATCTACCAGGAGCCTTTCCCATGGACGTCCCCACCAACCACACCCTCGCCGTGCCCGGAGCGACGCTGTACTACGAGATCCGCGGCACCGGTCCGCTGCTGCTGCTCATCCCTGGCGGCAATGGCGACGCGGGCAGCTTCGACCAGATCGCGGAGCGACTGGCGGATCGCTATACGGTGGTTTCCTACGATCGGCGCGGCTTCTCCCGCAGCCCAGGGCAGGACCACAACGTCCAACTCGACGGCGCCGATGCCGCCGCGCTGCTCACTCACCTCGGCGACCAGCCCGCCGCCGTGCTCGGCAGCAGTTCCGGCGCCATCGTCGCGCTCGAATTGCTCACGACGCGACCGGAACTCGTGCACACGCTCATCGCGCACGAACCGCCGCTGGCGACCGTACTGCCCGATGCCGACAAGTGGCTCACCTTTTTGGACGACGTCTACCGGACCAGCGAGTCCGAGGGCTTCGTCGCCGCCATATCCCAATTCGCCGAGGGTGTCGGGCTGCGCCGGCAACAGCCCGACACCGAAGAGCCCACGCCCGAAGCCGCCGCAATCAGCGCGCGCATCCAGCAGAACATGCTGTTCTGGATGGAGCACGAGATGCGACAGTACGTCCGCTACACACCGGAATTCGACGCCCTGCAACGCGTCGCCGAGAAGCTCGTGCTCGTCATCGGACACGATTCGAAGGAAACCTTCCCGGCGCTGCCCAATTCGGTACTCGGCGATCGCCTCGGACTCGACATCGTGGAATTCGCGGGCGACCACATCGGATACCTAAGCGCCACTGAGGATTTCGCCACTCAGCTCGACACGTTGCTCGCCAAGCGCGCATAA
- a CDS encoding purine-cytosine permease family protein: MSAPTIDRSERREAPLTLDQPAPKVLSFWDQSAFWANLGVSLFAFSGAYTVLAPNSDGGAQISIAAGILAMIIGTVVGGLMLGLAAVPGAKTGKPAMMLLRGLFGAKLSYLPTVLNIAQLIGWGTFELIVIGDAAEELFDGGPHWVYVVAAGVLTTVLTIWPLGSVRMLRRFVTVGVVIALIWFYIQFVRAGLPDLTTNPGTEGGGPFGVDWNLFWVATDAALAVSISWVPVAADYTRHSRGTGAAFGAASGAYAFTQIIAYVLGLFALALASGDGGVYSPFLTVTLGAVFFFIFVFREADQSFANVYSTAVSIQNLAPRVDRRVLSIGLGLLITLLALRLNMANYFGFLGLIGSVFVPLLGVLVADFFLRARDQWDTSADAPSRWGMVFAWLVGLSVYQLINPGAAGVWTDFWVDAQEKLHFTKQAWMSASLLSFLAAVVVAWSVGRVSMLRKSA; the protein is encoded by the coding sequence ATGTCTGCACCCACCATTGATCGATCCGAGCGGCGCGAAGCACCGCTGACCCTGGACCAGCCTGCACCGAAGGTCCTTTCGTTCTGGGACCAGAGCGCGTTCTGGGCGAACCTCGGGGTCAGCCTGTTCGCATTCTCCGGCGCGTACACGGTGCTCGCGCCGAATTCCGATGGCGGCGCGCAGATCTCCATCGCCGCGGGCATTCTCGCGATGATCATCGGCACGGTGGTCGGCGGGCTCATGCTCGGCCTGGCCGCGGTGCCCGGAGCCAAGACCGGTAAGCCCGCGATGATGTTGCTGCGCGGACTGTTCGGTGCGAAGCTCAGCTACCTGCCGACGGTGCTCAATATCGCCCAACTGATCGGTTGGGGCACCTTCGAATTGATCGTCATCGGCGATGCGGCCGAAGAGTTGTTCGACGGTGGGCCGCACTGGGTTTACGTGGTCGCCGCGGGTGTGCTGACGACGGTGCTGACGATCTGGCCCCTGGGTTCGGTGCGAATGCTGCGGCGGTTCGTGACCGTCGGCGTGGTGATCGCGTTGATCTGGTTCTACATCCAGTTCGTCCGCGCGGGCCTGCCGGATCTCACCACCAACCCGGGCACCGAGGGCGGCGGGCCGTTCGGCGTGGATTGGAATCTCTTCTGGGTCGCTACCGATGCGGCACTTGCGGTTTCGATCTCGTGGGTGCCGGTGGCGGCCGACTACACCCGGCACTCCCGCGGCACCGGCGCGGCATTCGGCGCGGCCAGTGGGGCGTATGCGTTCACCCAGATCATCGCGTATGTGCTCGGACTGTTCGCGCTGGCGCTCGCATCCGGCGACGGCGGGGTGTACTCACCGTTCCTGACCGTCACCCTCGGAGCGGTGTTCTTCTTCATCTTCGTATTCCGTGAAGCCGACCAGTCGTTCGCGAATGTGTACTCGACGGCCGTCTCGATCCAGAATCTCGCGCCGCGAGTCGACCGCCGCGTGCTCTCGATCGGTCTCGGCCTACTGATCACACTGCTCGCGCTGCGGCTGAACATGGCGAACTACTTCGGCTTCCTCGGCCTGATCGGGTCGGTCTTCGTGCCGCTGCTCGGCGTGCTCGTCGCGGACTTCTTCCTGCGGGCGCGCGACCAGTGGGATACCTCGGCGGACGCGCCGTCGCGTTGGGGCATGGTTTTCGCCTGGCTGGTGGGACTTTCGGTCTACCAGCTGATCAACCCGGGCGCCGCTGGAGTGTGGACCGACTTCTGGGTGGACGCGCAGGAGAAGCTGCACTTCACCAAGCAGGCGTGGATGAGCGCGTCACTGCTGTCATTCCTGGCCGCGGTCGTGGTCGCGTGGAGTGTGGGACGTGTCTCCATGCTGCGCAAGTCCGCGTAG
- a CDS encoding response regulator transcription factor — MEQHAAGNGQAARRILVVDDEVTIAESVAVRLRAEGFTVDLAHDGPGAVATVEAVVPDLVVLDVMLPGFDGLEVCRRIQSARPIPVLMLTARTDETDQLIGLGVGADDYLTKPFSLRVLTARVHALLRRVDRVAERDGATIIVGDLRIDVDQRRVWRADIEAQLTPLEFDLLARLARRPRVVLARERLLEEVWDWADAAGTRAVDSHIKALRRKLGADVIRTVHGVGYALDAR, encoded by the coding sequence ATGGAACAGCACGCGGCGGGCAATGGGCAGGCGGCGCGACGGATTCTGGTGGTCGACGACGAGGTGACCATCGCGGAATCGGTGGCGGTACGCCTGCGAGCCGAGGGATTCACCGTCGATCTGGCGCATGACGGTCCGGGAGCGGTCGCGACGGTCGAGGCAGTGGTGCCCGATCTGGTCGTGCTGGATGTGATGCTGCCCGGCTTCGACGGTCTCGAGGTATGTCGCCGCATTCAGTCCGCGCGCCCGATTCCGGTTCTCATGCTCACCGCGCGTACCGATGAAACCGATCAGCTCATCGGCCTCGGTGTCGGGGCGGACGACTACTTGACCAAGCCGTTCTCGCTTCGTGTCCTCACCGCTCGCGTGCACGCCCTGCTGCGCCGGGTGGATCGCGTCGCCGAGCGTGACGGCGCCACGATCATCGTCGGTGACCTACGCATCGATGTGGACCAGCGTCGCGTGTGGCGCGCCGATATCGAAGCGCAACTCACCCCGCTCGAATTCGACCTGCTAGCTCGGCTGGCACGACGTCCCCGCGTAGTGCTGGCCCGGGAACGATTGCTCGAAGAGGTGTGGGACTGGGCCGACGCCGCGGGCACCCGGGCGGTCGACAGCCATATCAAGGCATTGCGCCGCAAGCTCGGCGCGGACGTGATTCGCACGGTGCACGGCGTCGGCTATGCGTTGGATGCGCGATGA
- a CDS encoding sigma-54-dependent Fis family transcriptional regulator, translated as MPDPRADVAVSPEKAREQFLTVGSLDFPPVRDTVLDSWCRSRALQIHPDRVELPYVRDPNLDSPLVSAAAPVLRRLASDLADQAVSVILTSSDGLLLERYAADATIMRTLDGVQLAPGYSYAEDFVGTNGIGTTLETATPTFIRGGEHYLGTLGGLACAGSPIRHPLTRSMLGVIDLTCWASRSDPLLLALANSASSQIQDRLRDLASETETALLETYLRQCRQYPLGVLAIGGDVVLMNHYLRQALDPHDQGALLQYSTDLVGPGAVGTLLAPLPSGQTAKVTAVERISIRGNSFNMVLHVQLLIDRAADHPIAHGTLALPGIAGRSSSWRRSCQQIERCCRDREWVVIDGEKGSGRTKLAKSVVAHVSPGKIARVLRTADFADTEGLLTALRTETGNSNFNVVIKDIDRLPTEAIEPIADILQTCAGRGWIAATMHSATPATALDSLLPLFSQTVGVPALRHRIEDLEELVPFLLRELTNGAEVRLAPDAMRQLSKLSWPGNVAQLRRVLAETISQQRSGLIHIDSLPPQCRSLTRRRLSRIEALERDAIVRSLQENSGNKAEAAAALGISRATIYRRIKDFGIE; from the coding sequence ATGCCGGATCCTCGAGCCGACGTCGCCGTGAGCCCAGAGAAGGCGCGCGAACAATTCCTCACCGTGGGTTCGCTCGATTTCCCGCCGGTGCGCGACACTGTGCTCGATTCGTGGTGCCGATCGCGCGCGCTGCAGATCCATCCCGACCGTGTGGAGCTGCCTTATGTGCGGGACCCGAATCTCGACTCCCCGCTGGTGAGCGCCGCTGCGCCGGTGCTGCGTCGGCTCGCGAGCGACCTGGCCGACCAGGCTGTCAGCGTCATCCTGACCTCGTCGGATGGACTCTTGCTCGAGCGCTACGCCGCCGATGCCACAATCATGCGCACACTCGACGGTGTGCAACTCGCTCCCGGCTACAGCTATGCCGAGGACTTCGTCGGCACCAACGGAATCGGTACCACCCTGGAAACAGCCACCCCGACGTTCATTCGCGGCGGCGAACACTATCTCGGCACCCTCGGCGGGCTCGCGTGTGCAGGCTCGCCCATTCGCCACCCGCTGACGCGCTCGATGCTGGGCGTCATCGATCTCACCTGCTGGGCCAGCAGATCAGATCCGCTGCTGCTCGCCCTCGCCAACAGCGCGAGCAGCCAGATCCAGGACCGGCTCCGCGATCTCGCCAGCGAAACCGAGACCGCGCTGCTGGAGACGTATCTGCGCCAATGCCGCCAGTATCCGCTCGGCGTGCTCGCGATCGGTGGCGACGTGGTGCTGATGAACCACTACCTGCGCCAGGCTCTTGACCCACACGACCAAGGAGCGTTGCTGCAATATTCGACCGACCTGGTTGGTCCCGGGGCCGTCGGCACCCTCCTGGCCCCGCTGCCGAGCGGTCAGACCGCGAAAGTGACAGCAGTCGAACGTATTTCGATACGTGGCAACAGCTTCAACATGGTCCTGCACGTTCAGCTGCTCATCGACCGCGCCGCGGACCACCCGATCGCACACGGCACGCTCGCATTGCCCGGCATCGCCGGAAGGAGCAGCTCGTGGCGGCGCAGCTGCCAGCAGATCGAACGCTGCTGCCGGGATCGCGAATGGGTGGTCATCGATGGCGAAAAGGGTTCCGGACGAACAAAACTCGCGAAATCTGTCGTCGCGCACGTCAGCCCCGGCAAGATCGCCCGGGTGCTGCGGACGGCCGACTTCGCCGACACCGAGGGACTGCTGACCGCGCTGCGCACCGAAACCGGCAACAGCAATTTCAACGTTGTCATCAAAGATATCGACCGCCTGCCGACCGAGGCGATCGAGCCGATCGCGGACATACTCCAGACCTGCGCCGGTCGCGGATGGATCGCGGCAACAATGCATTCAGCGACGCCCGCTACGGCTCTCGATTCGCTGCTGCCACTGTTCAGCCAGACCGTCGGCGTGCCCGCACTCCGGCACCGCATCGAAGACCTCGAAGAGCTGGTCCCCTTCCTGCTGCGCGAGCTGACCAACGGCGCCGAAGTCCGGCTTGCCCCGGACGCCATGCGCCAGCTCAGCAAGCTATCGTGGCCAGGCAACGTCGCCCAACTACGCCGGGTGCTAGCCGAGACCATTTCTCAGCAACGATCCGGTCTGATCCACATCGACAGCCTGCCACCACAATGCCGTTCGCTGACCCGGCGCAGACTGAGCCGGATCGAGGCACTGGAACGCGACGCGATCGTGCGCAGCCTGCAGGAGAACAGCGGCAACAAGGCCGAAGCCGCCGCGGCACTAGGGATATCGCGGGCGACCATCTACCGCAGGATCAAGGACTTCGGCATCGAGTAG
- a CDS encoding class I SAM-dependent methyltransferase — protein sequence MSPQSLSKAHRKITDLSGEPAFAEIRSRAELPDEFFALFLDPTLTHSCAFWPRPDDTLERAQLAKIDLALAQCDLRPGMTLLDVGCGWGSTMLRAMDTYGVNVIGLTPSRNQYRYVRNLLVDRVIRGRPYGGVRLQGWEEFDRRADRIVCIGAFEHFERDRYGEFFEFAYRTMPADGVLLLQAIVGDNRDELRGHGIQHTSIDDAFMRFLTEAILGGGPLLPPSGRDPKGVTAYAEDAGFTVSGMQSMGPHYATALDHWVDALHEHRDRAVEFAGPDTYNAYIRYLTGCADYARCGRIDVMQFTCTKPGTPQ from the coding sequence TTGAGCCCCCAGAGCCTCAGCAAGGCCCATCGAAAGATCACCGACCTATCGGGGGAGCCGGCCTTCGCAGAGATCCGATCCCGCGCCGAGCTGCCGGATGAGTTCTTCGCACTGTTCCTCGACCCGACCCTGACCCATAGTTGTGCGTTCTGGCCCCGCCCGGACGACACCTTGGAACGAGCCCAGTTGGCGAAGATCGACCTCGCTCTGGCCCAGTGCGATCTGCGGCCGGGGATGACCTTGTTGGATGTCGGTTGTGGCTGGGGCTCGACCATGTTGCGCGCTATGGACACCTACGGGGTGAATGTGATCGGGCTGACTCCCAGCCGTAACCAGTACCGGTATGTGCGGAATCTGCTGGTCGACCGGGTGATCCGAGGGCGCCCCTATGGTGGGGTGCGGCTGCAAGGCTGGGAGGAATTCGACCGCCGCGCTGACCGGATCGTGTGTATCGGCGCGTTCGAACACTTCGAACGAGACCGCTACGGCGAGTTCTTCGAATTCGCCTACCGCACAATGCCCGCCGATGGAGTGCTGCTGTTGCAGGCAATCGTCGGCGACAACCGCGACGAACTGCGTGGACACGGAATTCAGCACACCAGCATCGATGACGCGTTCATGCGGTTCCTCACCGAAGCCATCCTCGGCGGCGGCCCGCTGCTGCCCCCGAGCGGACGCGATCCCAAGGGTGTCACCGCATACGCCGAAGACGCCGGATTCACTGTTAGCGGCATGCAGTCGATGGGACCGCACTACGCGACCGCCCTCGACCATTGGGTCGATGCATTGCACGAGCACCGCGACCGGGCCGTCGAGTTCGCCGGACCCGATACCTACAACGCCTACATCCGGTACCTGACTGGATGCGCCGACTACGCTCGCTGTGGCCGCATCGACGTCATGCAATTCACCTGCACCAAACCCGGTACACCGCAGTGA
- a CDS encoding DUF72 domain-containing protein, translating into MPLLVGTSGWQYRDWRDVLYPANVPQRVWLETYAAGFATVESNNAFYRLPSSETFAAWRDRTPPDFCFAVKASRFLTHIKRLREPEEPVGRLMEHARALGDKLGPVLLQLPPTLRVDPALLDACLRRFPPDVQIAVEPRHDSWWIPEVRAVLTECGATLCWADVQSRPVAPLWRTTDWGYLRLHSGRATPAPRYGRTALTSWARRLADTWSDREQVYVYFNNDPGGAAVRDAVVFARAAATAGATVSRTPATDFSRR; encoded by the coding sequence ATGCCCCTACTCGTCGGCACATCGGGTTGGCAGTACCGGGACTGGCGCGACGTGCTGTATCCGGCGAACGTTCCGCAGCGTGTGTGGCTCGAAACCTACGCCGCGGGCTTCGCGACGGTCGAGAGCAACAATGCCTTCTATCGACTGCCCAGCAGCGAGACCTTTGCGGCATGGCGGGACCGGACACCGCCGGACTTCTGTTTCGCGGTCAAGGCCAGCCGCTTCCTCACCCACATCAAGCGGCTGCGCGAACCCGAAGAACCGGTCGGACGTTTGATGGAGCACGCCCGCGCGCTGGGCGACAAGCTGGGGCCGGTGCTGTTGCAGCTTCCGCCCACGCTGCGGGTCGATCCGGCACTGCTCGACGCCTGCCTACGCCGCTTTCCGCCCGACGTCCAGATCGCGGTCGAACCCAGGCACGATTCCTGGTGGATTCCCGAAGTCCGTGCCGTGCTGACGGAATGCGGCGCAACGCTGTGTTGGGCCGATGTCCAGTCCCGGCCGGTCGCGCCGCTGTGGCGCACAACGGACTGGGGCTATCTGCGACTGCATTCCGGACGTGCGACACCCGCACCGCGCTACGGACGCACGGCACTCACCAGTTGGGCGCGACGGCTGGCCGACACGTGGTCGGATCGCGAGCAGGTGTACGTCTACTTCAACAATGATCCCGGCGGTGCGGCGGTCCGCGACGCGGTCGTCTTCGCGCGCGCCGCCGCCACGGCCGGGGCCACCGTCAGTCGAACACCCGCAACGGATTTCAGCCGACGATAG
- a CDS encoding dethiobiotin synthetase: MARDIPLQVAVCGPRDCTTTEAEWAAEVGRLLAAAGATVLCGGGSGVMAAVAEGASGVGGLVIGVRPDTDRSAACRGLSAVLYTGMGEARNAILIHSADAVIVIGGSWGTLSELAFACHRGTIPVISLGGWQVQDTTGNPIPAAQLAIDPADAVHRALT; this comes from the coding sequence ATGGCTCGCGACATACCCCTACAGGTCGCGGTGTGCGGACCGCGTGATTGCACAACCACCGAGGCCGAATGGGCTGCGGAGGTGGGACGACTGCTCGCGGCTGCCGGTGCCACTGTTCTGTGCGGCGGCGGTAGCGGCGTTATGGCGGCGGTCGCCGAGGGAGCCTCCGGCGTGGGCGGTCTCGTCATCGGCGTGCGCCCCGATACCGACCGGTCTGCTGCCTGTCGCGGTCTGTCCGCCGTCTTGTACACCGGTATGGGCGAGGCCCGAAACGCCATCCTCATTCATTCCGCTGACGCCGTCATCGTGATCGGTGGTTCCTGGGGCACCCTCTCCGAACTCGCTTTCGCCTGCCACCGCGGCACCATCCCCGTCATCTCGCTCGGCGGTTGGCAAGTCCAGGACACCACCGGAAATCCCATCCCCGCAGCACAACTCGCCATCGACCCCGCCGACGCTGTCCACCGCGCTCTGACCTAG
- a CDS encoding DUF4173 domain-containing protein — protein MNWGRVWWTTLALALLAVGAVRAAGWLFALCVVGAGVAGSLAVVGRRSVYGAWYDVIAVPIESIAGIPWVYSAFGQIGDGPARRSWRAGMSVAVTLALLAVFVPLLGGADATFAKLLDAVTPEIDVPSVVQWIVLFAVLGLGSVGAMYLLAGPRAAATGAPTGRGLRRLEWALPVGALTILFAVFVAAQFVALFGGDDYVQRTANLTYAEYARSGFWQLSIVTILTLAVIAVVLRWAARESAADRAWLRILLCAIGVLTLIIVASALGRMWTYQQAYGFTVMRLLVEVCELWLGLVYLLMIAAVLRLDGTWLPRAAIGTAMSTLFALAVLNPEGLVADRNIDRWEHGKNLDTLYLGRLSPDIAPAVERLPEPQRSAVLSAIRRDLDEDTWQGWNLSRANAR, from the coding sequence GTGAATTGGGGGCGGGTGTGGTGGACGACCCTGGCGTTGGCGCTGCTGGCGGTTGGGGCGGTGCGGGCTGCGGGGTGGCTGTTCGCACTGTGTGTTGTGGGGGCTGGGGTGGCCGGGTCGTTGGCTGTTGTCGGGCGGCGGTCGGTGTATGGCGCGTGGTACGACGTGATCGCGGTGCCGATCGAGTCGATTGCGGGTATTCCGTGGGTGTATTCGGCGTTCGGGCAGATCGGTGACGGTCCGGCGCGCCGGTCGTGGCGAGCCGGGATGTCGGTTGCGGTGACGCTGGCATTGTTGGCGGTTTTCGTGCCGTTGCTGGGTGGCGCCGATGCGACATTCGCGAAATTGCTCGACGCGGTGACACCGGAGATCGACGTGCCATCGGTTGTGCAGTGGATCGTGCTGTTCGCGGTACTCGGTCTGGGCAGCGTCGGCGCCATGTATCTGCTTGCGGGTCCGCGAGCCGCGGCGACGGGTGCACCGACCGGCCGAGGCCTGCGACGGTTGGAGTGGGCACTGCCGGTGGGTGCGCTGACCATCCTGTTCGCGGTCTTCGTCGCCGCCCAGTTCGTCGCGCTGTTCGGCGGTGACGACTATGTGCAGCGCACAGCGAATCTCACCTACGCCGAATACGCGCGCAGCGGATTCTGGCAGCTTTCGATCGTCACCATCCTCACCCTCGCCGTAATCGCCGTCGTATTGCGTTGGGCTGCAAGGGAATCTGCTGCCGACCGAGCCTGGCTGCGGATACTGCTGTGCGCGATCGGCGTGCTGACGCTGATCATCGTGGCCTCCGCTCTCGGCCGCATGTGGACCTACCAGCAGGCATACGGCTTCACCGTCATGCGCCTGCTGGTCGAGGTATGCGAACTCTGGCTGGGGCTGGTGTACCTGTTGATGATCGCCGCTGTCCTTCGCTTGGACGGCACCTGGCTCCCGCGCGCCGCCATCGGCACCGCGATGTCGACGCTGTTCGCGCTGGCCGTGCTCAACCCGGAAGGTCTTGTCGCGGACCGGAATATCGACCGCTGGGAGCACGGCAAGAACCTCGACACGCTCTACCTCGGCAGGCTCTCACCCGATATCGCCCCCGCCGTCGAGCGGCTTCCCGAACCGCAGCGCAGCGCAGTGCTCTCCGCGATCCGCCGCGATCTCGACGAAGACACGTGGCAGGGGTGGAACCTGTCGCGCGCGAACGCTCGTTAG
- a CDS encoding HAMP domain-containing sensor histidine kinase, whose product MLGSAGVAFGFFRLRIGWLPPKTTIAATVIALITSQILAHGTTRPLREMTAAAKRMAQGDYTRRVRASSRDEVGQLAVAFNQMAADLAAADQQRRDLIANVSHELRTPITALNAVLENMVDGVSEPDDKTLRTALAQTERLGRLVSELLDLSTIESGARALDREELSVTPLLASVIAEADVAAAALGRGVRFRTDVQPSSASVFADRARLHQVLLNLLDNAARHGPAGGEVRIEARVDRGALVIDVQDQGPGIPIAERATIFDRFTRGERTDGGGTGLGLAISRWIVDLHGGTIAVADPGSRIRVVLPAP is encoded by the coding sequence ATGCTCGGGTCGGCCGGGGTGGCGTTCGGGTTCTTCCGATTGCGGATCGGCTGGCTGCCGCCGAAGACGACGATCGCGGCGACGGTGATCGCACTGATCACCTCGCAGATCCTCGCGCACGGCACCACTCGACCGCTGCGCGAGATGACCGCGGCGGCCAAGCGGATGGCGCAGGGCGACTACACCCGCCGGGTACGGGCCAGCTCCCGCGACGAGGTCGGGCAGCTGGCGGTGGCGTTCAATCAGATGGCCGCCGACCTGGCCGCCGCCGACCAACAGCGCCGCGACCTGATCGCCAATGTCTCCCACGAACTGCGCACCCCGATCACCGCGCTGAATGCGGTGCTGGAGAACATGGTCGACGGTGTCTCCGAACCCGACGACAAAACCCTGCGCACCGCACTCGCGCAAACCGAACGGCTCGGCCGACTCGTCTCCGAACTGCTCGACCTGTCCACCATCGAATCCGGCGCCCGCGCCCTCGACCGCGAAGAACTCAGCGTCACACCGCTGTTGGCCTCGGTCATCGCCGAGGCCGACGTGGCCGCGGCAGCGCTCGGGCGCGGCGTGCGCTTCCGCACCGATGTGCAACCAAGCAGCGCAAGCGTTTTCGCAGACCGTGCACGTTTGCATCAGGTGCTGCTCAACCTGCTCGACAACGCCGCCCGCCACGGACCCGCCGGCGGGGAAGTCCGCATCGAGGCCCGCGTCGACCGCGGCGCTCTCGTCATCGACGTCCAAGACCAGGGCCCCGGCATCCCGATCGCCGAGCGCGCCACCATCTTCGACCGCTTCACCCGCGGCGAGCGCACCGATGGCGGCGGTACCGGCCTGGGCTTAGCCATCTCCCGCTGGATAGTCGATCTACACGGCGGCACCATAGCCGTCGCCGATCCGGGCTCCCGGATCCGTGTGGTACTTCCGGCCCCTTAA
- a CDS encoding DUF4383 domain-containing protein has protein sequence MSEQSVVERRIDWTRWSFLQWAVLVIGVVHIVWAIAGWIAEPSFELGEHAPATPVLGMDYNGWHAVAGLLLFGPALIVATRKSWSAWYCVLAGVGGGFAVGVWALFSHHVLIFSFPSHITDAIEHMVTGATLLAIVAVQVVRDGGVRPVFGLSGQ, from the coding sequence ATGAGCGAACAATCGGTGGTCGAGCGGCGAATCGACTGGACGCGGTGGAGTTTTCTGCAGTGGGCCGTCCTCGTGATCGGTGTGGTCCATATTGTGTGGGCGATCGCGGGGTGGATCGCCGAGCCCAGTTTCGAACTCGGCGAACACGCACCCGCGACACCGGTACTCGGCATGGACTACAACGGCTGGCATGCGGTGGCCGGGCTACTGCTGTTCGGCCCCGCGCTGATCGTCGCGACCCGCAAGTCGTGGTCGGCCTGGTACTGCGTGCTCGCCGGAGTGGGCGGGGGATTCGCGGTCGGGGTGTGGGCGCTGTTCTCACACCATGTGCTGATCTTCAGCTTCCCGAGTCACATCACCGACGCGATCGAGCACATGGTGACCGGTGCGACGCTGCTGGCGATCGTCGCCGTACAGGTCGTCCGGGACGGCGGCGTGCGTCCGGTATTCGGCCTGTCCGGTCAGTAG